The Zingiber officinale cultivar Zhangliang chromosome 2A, Zo_v1.1, whole genome shotgun sequence genomic sequence AATTAGTCTTTGTTTATGGAACTCCCCTGTTAGAGGTTCAATAATGCCTCCTAAGTCGTAATCAATGCCACCCTTCTAGAGGAAAAAATCGAAGACAAAATGACACCCATAGATTGATTTCAAGAACCAAATCGTAAACTTTCCTATGCAATTCTTTCCTTTAATTCCTTCCCATAATTTAACAAAGCTCTTGCAGCAACCAAATGTCCTCCACGCTCCATAAGCTCTGCTCCATGTCCGCCATCGTCGATTCCTCATAAGCTCCACCACTTAGAAGCGATTCTGCCCAGCCGTCGCTCCACTCCGCCGTCGTGCAGTTATTCAAGGAAGCCGACGAGTCCTTAGAGCTGTTGGAGTCCTGCGGCCGAGTCGTTGCTTGACCCGGCTCTAAATTTCCCTCTGCCGGAGATTCTTGAGCCGTCGGGGAGGTGGCGTTTGCCAGCGCAGAGGAATAGGTCGCCGCCCGGATTTTCTCGGCCAGCCGGGGCATCCACAGCTGACGTATCACGTCCTCGAACTGCTTGCTGTTGACGTCGCACCGGAGCTGCTTTGCGTGCTTCTGCACTCTCGTCCTCCAGTAGTTCTTGATCTCGTTGTCTGTTCTCCCTGGTAAATACTGCGCTATCTTCGACCACCTACATGATCAAAATCGATCTAGTTATTTTTCGACAACGCCATGGATATGATGGTACTTTTCATATTCCGAACAAATTACTCACCGGTTTCCCCAACAAGAGTGAAGTTCGAGGATGAGGAGTTGCTCTTCCGGAGTGATGTTACCACGCCGGACGTCCGGGCGGAGATAGTTAAGCCACCGGAGCCGGCAGCTCTTCCCTGTTCTTTTCAGCCctgcaacatatatatatatatgatgcctTGCAATTTTAGATGAATGCCTTAACTAAAGCGCCGAGGAAATGAATCAAAAGACCAACCTGCGCAACGGGCCAATGAATTCCATTGGCCTTCTCCATGATCAGCAATGTAATTCATCAGCAGCAAGTCCTCTTCCACACTCCACGGCCCTTTTCTCAGCCCCACCTCCTCCTCGCCGATCGCTGTCCCGGAGCCACAAGCATTCACCTCGCACGTCATGGTAAAAGAAGATGGAGAAAATGATTGTTGAGATCCTTGGAGATGGAAGTGATGCCGTGGCACTTTATATAAGCTCCAGTGATCAATCCCGTGATGGAATTCCAGCCAATGGCAGAGGCTCTAAGGGATTTGAACTTggactattttttttccttcttttgtcTTCTATCGCTTCCAAGTGCATcagagtaaagaaagaaagaaagaaagaagagtcGACCCGGTTCGTCATCTTTTCTAGATAAACAAAATTTGACTGAGACGGAGGTGGTCAACTTCCTCAACTTGAGTTTAAGAAAATGTGTTTAGTGCAAAGGACACCATGAGAGTTGTTGGGGATGTTGCTACAATTCTAGGATAATCGATCATGTCAGGTCAAAGTTTTGACGAACGGGAGCTTCAGATTCGTTTGTTTATTTAATCACCCTGGGTGCGCTTCCAACTTGCTCAAGAAAAAAACAGGATTGTCCGATAGGTGATTTCCAGGACGGGTTGACTTGCATGCAGCAATCCAACGGTGGAAGTCAAATCAGTGAGCTGGATGGTTGACCGTCACCCAATCTAGCGAACGTGTTTGGAATTTATGACATTCTGCTCTCTCCGTTCCTTTCCTCGCTCGCATCATTTTAGGAACAGATAATCAATCGACATGGGCGGAGGTAGAAGCCACATCTGAACGTGGCCGACGAGTGACGACAGCGGCCGTTGGAAGTAGTAGAACGGTGCATTGTTTTCTTGGGAAAGGGAAGAAGAATGGCATCATGACAGTTTGTTTGCATGCGGGACGAGGGCCGGCTCGTGATTTGGCGATCAACTAGTGTCGGTGGAAGGAGACGAAAGTCAAAGTCTCCGACCGACTACTGTGTGAACAACGCTGTGGTTGATTTGGATCGAGGAGGCCGACGAGTGAGTTGCCGGCGAGAAGCATCCACAAACAAAAACAGAGGATTAATTATCTTCTAATCTGTGAGTTTAATAGGTTCAACTAAGAATAGAAAGTCAACTTGATTAGATTttatataaaatctaaaaaaatgacTACTATAGTAATTGATATGGGGTAAACCCAAGTTGTCATCTTCGTGCTCTTAGTCCGTCGGTTATAAATTAATCCATGATTTACTTTTCTTCATACAATCAATATGGTCAAATGTATATTTTTTCTAACCACATTGTGTGGCATGGAATATAAACGGATTGCATGTCTattaatcaaacaaattatttaaaCGGATTATTTCATTGGTAGAGAACGCATTGCCCACAACATTGATAACCTGATGTTAGTAAAGGAATATAGTGAGAGCCACTTAGGAGATTCATAAAGAGGATGGCTCAAACTTAGAGGCTCtaataaaaacttttaaatttgtCCTTCATTCTTTGAGATTCCTACAATTATTGTACAAAATCCCACCTAAATACTGTGTTAAAATTTTAGAATGGGTAGGCAATATGCCGTAGAGGAAGACACAGTCAAGTCAAAGTCATTAGAAGGGAACTGCCGATCCAAAAAGCTTAAAATGTTGTGCCTTGACTAGTGCCCTTGGCAGTTCATGTCAGTGCAACTTTAAATTTTTCATGTTTGagtaaaaatttaagttaggatttaTAGTTGTGTTTGGTACAAATATTTGAGTTATGTCAAACTTGATGTGCACACATATAGCTTGGAATGGCCAAGATCTTGGTTATTGATGACTTAAGGTCCATGAAGAATGGAAAAGAGTGGTATAAGACATATGAGGGATCGTAGGATAAGGAGTATTAGAGTGAACTTGTGTATAAGAAACAAACTATGTAAGCAAAGTGTGAACAATGGCTAAGGAGTGAGCCGAGGGCTAGAGTGCATTCGAGGGTTGATAAGTTTGATGGGGGATAACGTTACGTTGTATGGTGAGCTAAGACTTGAGAGCACAAATACTTGGGAAAGGGTAGTTCTCCGTCTAGGTGAGACTTGATTATTAGAATGATCATAGTAAAGAATCAAGTTGATTGAAGTTGGATCCAGTCGACTAATGACTAAGTCAACATCCGACTCTGGTCGAGaagcaaataaataaaatagttCTATTCAATAGATATATTTTTCTTGCTAACCTAGGTATCTAATTATTGGAACTAATTTTAAAGATGATCGATCTGTTCAGAAGTTTTCGACCGTCCGTCATGATAAATTCGAAGTCCATCAACCAACATCCCATAATGCTTGGGAACGGTTGGAGCGTTGTTGTCGCTAGATAGTTGATTGATGagttaattgataaaaataaattgattAATGTCTATGATCAGACAACTTATGCTACAAATGAAGATGTTCCCGGGGTCATAATGTCGCGGTAGGGTATtcaggttgtcacccaggcaccCGTTGTACTTTCCTATTTATCCTGATGATCGATAAAAAAATTCCATAGAATTGAACTGATCATtcaaaaaataatcaataaaattaattgagattatcaatttttaaattttttaatgctACAGACAAATTCCAACAGAGTTATTAATGAAATGCACAATGGAAGGATTGAATAACAAGTACAATGAATCAGCTTGATGATGCAAATCGGTCATAGTGTAAATTATACAATTGATCATTGTTAACACAACATAATGGCTTCAACATTTGAATTTGAGGAAGAGGTTATAAAAACGATTGAAAGGGCTGCAAATTAGCCTATGATCAAGAACAACTCATCAATATTCAAGCTTATTCGATGATAGATTTAAGCGCTTGTATTTCCATTATTAGTAAGCCTAATTTCTATGTACTAAAAGAGATTTTTTCACAAGGAGAAAATATAAAGAAATTCAAGAGTGAACAGTGATCATAGATCATAGATCATAGAATAGGAGCTCAAGAGCTACCGAACCACAAAAACAATGGTGTTAATGACCATTGAAGACCTAAAAAATGCTCTTAATACCCCTCTCCTCATGAAGGTCTGAGAGAGAGTTGGGATTGTAAGGTTATAAATAAAgtcttatattaaaaatatatgtgAAAGATCATAAACTTATAAGAGAAATATATCTCTATTGGTAAGAGATCTTTTGAgtaaaatccaaaaataaaaattatgagaccttagacccaaagtggataatatcataccattataaaATTTGTATCAGAACCTAAACTGCAGAAGGTTTAACCATCgattgtgcacaagagttatgttCTAATCGAgctatgtgagtagaatattATATTGAATTCGAACAAAGGAAGTAGGGGCTCTAGTGTCcggatcaagagaaccagacactAGACAGGAAGTCCTAATGGACAACCAGACAAAGAAACCTTAGTTACGACTATGAAAGGAAGACCTAGTAAGTTGGTTGGACTGAGGGACAAGGAACTCCTAGTGAGTTGGGTAGACTAAGGGCAAAGAAATCCACCTAGTAGGTCGGTTAAGAAAGGAAAACCTAGTAAGTTGGTTGGACTGAGGGGCAAGGAACTCATAGTAAATTGGGTGGACTGAGGGGCAAGGAAAATCTAAGATTACaaataaagtcccacattgaaaacatatgggaaatatcatgagtttataagggaaagatatctccattggtataagaCCTTTGGGtaaagtccaaaaataaaatcatgaggtcTTAGTcctaaaataaataatatcataccattatggaggaATCTAAATTCTTCGGTcttaacaattggtattagaggtTGGACTGCTAAAAGGTCTAATTGATTAtgcacaaaaataaaatcatgagggcttagtcctaaatagacaatatcataccattacaATTGGTATTAAAATCCAAACTGATGATTGTGCATAAGAACTATGGTTTAATATTCGAGTCATTTGAGTAAAATATTGATCTCGAATAAAGAAAGCGAGGGTTCTCTTGTCCAGAtaaagaggaccagacaccagaaaagaagtcctagtggatcGCCAAGCAGAGAAGGCCCAGTTGTGATTAGGCACTGAAGATCTAGTAAATCGGTTGAACTGAGGGCCAAGAAAGTTTTAGTAGGTCGGGTAGATCGAAGGACAGAAAGACGTAATAGGTCAGTTGGACCGAGGGACAAAaatacctggtgggtcaaagatcGGACATCAAACAAATAGGCTTTCTGTTTAAGGGAGGTCCTATGATCCTTCGTTTGAGGGAGAATTGTTTGGGTTACAAACAAAGTTCTATattaaaaatacatgggaaagatcatggacttataagagaaagatatctccattggtatacaACCTTTTGggtaaaactaaaaaataaaaactatgagAGCTTGAATAcaaaatggataatatcataccatagTGAAGATATTTAAATTCCTTTGGTCTCAACAG encodes the following:
- the LOC122042452 gene encoding transcription factor MYB78-like, giving the protein MTCEVNACGSGTAIGEEEVGLRKGPWSVEEDLLLMNYIADHGEGQWNSLARCAGLKRTGKSCRLRWLNYLRPDVRRGNITPEEQLLILELHSCWGNRWSKIAQYLPGRTDNEIKNYWRTRVQKHAKQLRCDVNSKQFEDVIRQLWMPRLAEKIRAATYSSALANATSPTAQESPAEGNLEPGQATTRPQDSNSSKDSSASLNNCTTAEWSDGWAESLLSGGAYEESTMADMEQSLWSVEDIWLLQELC